TCGCAAGTTCACGATCCGATTCACTACGACGCTTCCGAGCAAGATAGCGTCAATCTTGGCTATACCCGCCCTTCCAACAATGCTGGTGGGCTAGAAGCTGGGATGACCAACGGGCAAACGATTGTCGTGCGTGCAGCCAAAAAGCCAATCAGCACGCTTCGCAAGCCACTGGAATCGGTCAATCTGGAAACCAAAGAAGCAGATGCGGCGTCGTACGAACGAAGCGATGTCTGTGCGGTTTCAGCCGCCAGTGTGATTGTGGAAAGTGTCGTGGCGTTTGAAATCGCCGTGGCGTTGGTCGACAAATTCGGCGGTGACAGCCTGGAAGAAATGAAGGCCCGTTACCAACTGTTCATGGACATGGCCCGGAAGCGTTAAGCCGCGGCCCAACAATTCGCCTGCCAAGCAAGGATGTTCGGCATGCACGAATCAACGAGACGCCTGCTTTGCCGGGTCGCATTCCTGTTGGGATGTGTCGTACCGACGGTCTGCACCCTCTCGTGGATTACCTATCGCCAATCGAACTGGGCGATCGAAGCAATCGAGCACGAACTCTCGCAAACGATTGGCCTCAAGTGCCAGATTGCTCGCTACTATAACCCGAAACCAACCAAGTGGATCTTTGAAGATGTTCACCTGGAACGGGCTGGCGAGGACGCGGTAGTCTTTCCGGTGCTCAAGGCCGAACTAGTCGAAAACACGTGGCATCTTTCAGCCGATGAAGCAGAAATCGACTGGGCATCGCGTCATCGACTGTGGGAGACCATCCAGGAAGGCATTCTGCTGAAACGTGGCGGGACTCAACAGTTGCACTTGAACGTGGCCGAGGTTCATTTTCGGGACGGCAACCAACCACCGCTCCGGCAATTAAGTATCCGCCACAATCCTGCAACTCAGCCGGCGTTGACCAGCATTGCGATGATTGGGAGTACCGATAACTCACCAACTCTGCAAGTCGCTCTGGATACAACCGCAGGCGTCCCCTGGCAACTGCAACTGAAAACGGACCGTCTGCTAACTGATCGCTTGGCCATGGCCGTACCACAACTGGCTGGGCTCGGGGCCGATGCCTATTACCAAGGACAGATGACGTTCGAGTTGGTTAACGATTCTCCAAACGTCGAACTTCGCGGCAACATCTATCAAATGAATTTAGAAACGGCCCTGGCCAGCAAGTTTGGCCTGCATGGGGCAGGCGGGGCCGATCTTTACTTGGACTCGGTCATTATTCGCCAGAATACCGTCCATTGGGCGAACGGTGTCTTGGCCTCGAAGAACGGCCAGATATCACGCCGACTACTCAATCGCGCCGCCCAGCACCTTCAACTGCGGGTGATTCCTCCATCGCAAAATGAAGACTTGATCGCCTATCACGAACTGGCTATCGGTTTCCGCGACGACCAAGGGCGTTTGACGCTCAGCGGGCTGTGCGCAAACATGCCACACGGCACTATGCTGGCCGGGCTTGAACATCCCCTGGCCATGGAAGGCCTGGTGAACAACCTTCCGGCAACAAACCTGGCAAGCGTCTTTCATGAAGACCACACGCCAAGTGTCCCTGCCTCGCAGCGGTCGGTAGATATGGCTCGCTGGCTGGCAGTTCCTCAACTGGCAGACCGCTCGGACAACTCGCTCCGGTAACGAACGCAAGCCTAGAGAATGGCAAATATTGACATCATTTGCCCACACTCTAGACTAAACTATGCCAGAGATCTTAGCTGGACTATTGGGCCTACAACCTAGCTTCCTGGCAAAGCCTTGGTGATAGAAGGAAAACCGGATGGCCAATTCTCTCAACCTATCCCTTACCGACGAACTTCGCGCCTTCATCGACGCCAACTGCGGCGACGGCACCCTGTATGCCACGCCCAGTGAATTCGTGCGCGACGTTTTGCGTCAACGCAAAGCTCAAATCGAAGCCCAAAGGGCCCGCGATAGTATCATCGAAGGCTATGAAGACGCAATCGCTGGTCGCACGGTAAAGTTCCAAGGGGACGTGCGGGCGATGCTCAAGAAAGCGGAGCAGTGAGTCGCTCAGGCAAAGTGGACCTGGAATTCACACTGAGGGCCATTTCTGACTTGGAAGGTATTGTCAACTTCAGCCTTACGCAATTCGGTAAAAAGGCTACCGACAAGTATCTCGATTCCT
The window above is part of the Bremerella cremea genome. Proteins encoded here:
- a CDS encoding ribbon-helix-helix domain-containing protein; this translates as MANSLNLSLTDELRAFIDANCGDGTLYATPSEFVRDVLRQRKAQIEAQRARDSIIEGYEDAIAGRTVKFQGDVRAMLKKAEQ